From Peptoanaerobacter stomatis, one genomic window encodes:
- a CDS encoding acyl-CoA dehydratase activase, whose product MEDKVYTLGVDIGSTASKCIILEDGKNIVAKAIIDVGAGTSGPSRAIKEVLENANLKREDIKYIAATGYGRNSLEEADFQMSELSCHAKGAYFLFPNVRTIIDIGGQDSKALKIDDNGMLENFVMNDKCAAGTGRFLDVIAKVLEVTLDDLEKLDEKSTKDVTISSTCTVFAESEVISQLAKGTKIEDIVKGIHTSIASRVGSLAKRVGLRDDVIMTGGVALNKGMVRALENNIGFKIHTSEYCQLNGALGAALFAYQKYMHKTK is encoded by the coding sequence ATGGAAGATAAAGTATATACTTTGGGTGTAGATATAGGTTCAACGGCTTCTAAGTGTATAATCCTTGAAGACGGAAAAAATATAGTTGCAAAGGCTATAATAGACGTCGGTGCAGGAACATCAGGACCGTCAAGAGCAATCAAAGAGGTTTTGGAAAATGCAAATTTAAAAAGAGAAGATATAAAATATATAGCAGCTACAGGATACGGTAGAAATTCTCTTGAAGAGGCTGATTTCCAAATGTCAGAGTTATCTTGCCATGCAAAAGGGGCTTACTTTTTATTCCCTAATGTTAGAACTATAATAGATATAGGAGGTCAAGACTCAAAGGCTCTTAAAATTGATGATAACGGTATGCTTGAAAATTTTGTTATGAATGATAAGTGTGCTGCCGGTACAGGAAGATTTTTGGACGTTATTGCCAAGGTATTGGAAGTAACATTGGATGATTTGGAAAAATTGGATGAAAAATCTACAAAAGATGTAACTATAAGCTCTACATGTACTGTATTTGCAGAGTCTGAAGTAATCTCTCAGCTTGCAAAAGGCACAAAAATTGAAGATATAGTCAAAGGCATACACACTTCAATTGCAAGTCGTGTAGGCTCGCTTGCAAAAAGAGTAGGTCTTAGAGATGATGTTATAATGACAGGTGGTGTTGCGCTTAATAAAGGTATGGTAAGAGCGCTTGAAAACAATATAGGTTTTAAAATACACACAAGCGAATACTGTCAGTTAAACGGAGCACTTGGAGCGGCGCTTTTTGCTTATCAAAAATATATGCATAAGACAAAATAA